One region of Pirellulales bacterium genomic DNA includes:
- a CDS encoding malate/lactate/ureidoglycolate dehydrogenase produces MASASYVPAFGAGNSGPCRSRPARWHATETANFRIYSFGATAVGPQIAERCETMRTEILRTWFGSKNDECWHPKCALVLHPHLTGYRAAVGAMADCTFAACTIHADGAKVQRRIDVRADRSVWLDHLPHELVHLIIDGRLTTGELPRWIDEGMAVTADPAARQAAHLQVFHRALARGEQFRLADLLTLADYPQRDRLGVFYGQSLSLLQFLIERGDRRKFVDFAAAALRDGYDRALASCYALENVAALERAWSVYARREQSTASRSLARPPATATLANLSRFARSIDAGPDEGICPMLVQKAPLERLAAAIFEAAGSGPAEAAAVGEHLVEANLVGHDSHGVIRIAPYINWVREKKLVPNQLPRTVINAGSIGVLDGQLGYGQVMARHATDLAIKLAKEHAIAAVALFNSGHVGRVGAWAEMAAQAGLVSLCFVNTSGGGILVAPTGGIDRRLSANPIAIAVPVRGGKPLLVDMSTCAIAEGKIRVAFNKGQLVPDNAIIDAQGRPTNDPRVFYADPPGAILPVGGHKGFGLGVMVEMLAGALTGGGCSRSNVPRLEQAMFTITIDPHRFQSEDAFAKEVQQYIDFVKSSRTVTPDGEILMPGEPEERTRFARTARGIELDDMTWGQINDVAKSLNVSTSDYV; encoded by the coding sequence ATGGCCAGCGCCAGCTACGTGCCCGCGTTTGGCGCCGGTAATTCCGGGCCATGCCGATCGCGCCCCGCCCGTTGGCATGCAACCGAGACCGCCAATTTTCGTATCTACTCGTTCGGCGCGACTGCCGTCGGTCCGCAGATTGCCGAGCGCTGCGAGACGATGCGCACAGAGATTTTGCGGACATGGTTCGGGTCCAAGAACGACGAATGCTGGCACCCAAAATGTGCGCTCGTCTTGCATCCGCATTTGACTGGCTATCGCGCGGCCGTCGGAGCCATGGCCGACTGCACGTTTGCGGCATGTACGATTCACGCCGATGGCGCGAAGGTGCAACGACGCATTGATGTGCGTGCCGACCGCTCCGTATGGCTCGACCACTTGCCCCATGAGCTGGTGCATCTGATCATCGACGGGCGACTTACCACGGGCGAGCTGCCTCGCTGGATCGACGAGGGAATGGCCGTGACGGCTGATCCTGCCGCGCGGCAGGCAGCCCATTTGCAGGTCTTTCATCGTGCGCTCGCGCGCGGCGAGCAGTTCCGCCTGGCGGACCTGCTGACGCTTGCCGACTATCCGCAACGCGACCGGCTAGGAGTCTTCTACGGACAAAGCCTGTCGTTGCTGCAATTCCTGATCGAGCGGGGCGATCGTCGCAAGTTCGTCGACTTTGCCGCGGCGGCTCTGCGTGATGGCTACGACCGCGCACTGGCATCGTGCTACGCACTGGAGAACGTGGCCGCCTTGGAGCGCGCCTGGAGCGTCTACGCACGACGCGAGCAATCCACCGCATCGCGGTCGTTGGCCCGGCCTCCGGCAACCGCTACACTGGCGAACTTGTCGCGCTTTGCGCGGTCAATCGATGCCGGCCCCGATGAAGGAATCTGCCCGATGCTCGTCCAAAAAGCTCCTCTCGAGCGGCTCGCCGCCGCCATTTTCGAAGCCGCCGGATCCGGTCCGGCCGAAGCCGCCGCCGTCGGCGAGCATCTGGTCGAGGCCAACCTGGTCGGGCATGATTCGCACGGCGTTATTCGCATCGCCCCCTACATCAACTGGGTGCGCGAGAAGAAGCTGGTTCCGAATCAGCTGCCTCGTACGGTGATCAACGCCGGCTCGATCGGCGTGCTCGACGGGCAACTCGGCTACGGCCAGGTGATGGCCCGGCACGCCACGGACCTCGCTATCAAGCTGGCCAAGGAACACGCGATCGCGGCCGTCGCGCTGTTCAACTCGGGACACGTGGGTCGCGTCGGCGCCTGGGCCGAAATGGCAGCCCAAGCGGGTTTGGTCTCGCTCTGCTTCGTGAACACTTCGGGAGGTGGCATCCTCGTCGCTCCGACGGGTGGTATCGACCGCCGGCTGTCGGCCAATCCGATCGCCATCGCCGTACCGGTGCGCGGCGGAAAGCCGCTCTTGGTCGATATGTCGACCTGCGCGATCGCCGAAGGGAAAATTCGCGTCGCGTTCAACAAGGGGCAGCTCGTGCCCGACAATGCGATCATCGACGCCCAGGGGCGGCCCACGAACGACCCGCGGGTTTTCTACGCCGATCCGCCGGGGGCGATCCTACCGGTCGGCGGTCACAAAGGGTTTGGCCTGGGCGTCATGGTCGAGATGCTGGCCGGCGCGCTCACGGGCGGCGGCTGCTCGCGATCGAACGTACCGCGGCTGGAACAGGCCATGTTCACGATCACGATCGATCCGCATCGCTTCCAATCCGAGGATGCCTTCGCGAAGGAAGTGCAACAATACATCGACTTCGTAAAAAGCTCGCGCACCGTCACGCCCGACGGCGAAATCCTCATGCCCGGCGAGCCCGAAGAGCGCACCCGTTTCGCCCGCACAGCTCGCGGCATTGAGCTCGATGACATGACCTGGGGACAGATCAACGACGTGGCAAAATCGCTGAACGTCTCGACAAGCGATTACGTTTAA